One Methylorubrum extorquens genomic window, CGATGGCGACGTCGCGCCGCTCGGCGAGCAGCGCCCGCGCCTCCTGGCCCGAATGGGCGGAGAGGATCTCGAGGCCCCGCCCGTCGAGGCTGTAGCCGGCGAGCGCGTAGCGGGTGCCCTCGTGTACGGCCGGGTCGTCATCGACCACCGCGATGGTCCATGTGCCGGCTCGGGCCGGCGCCTCCGCCGCTTCGTCGGGGATGAGGTCGAGCCAGTCGTCGTCGGTCGCGTCGTTCATCGCGTGAAGGCCTTCCCGAGGTCCTCTAAGTCACCCGCACGCATCCGCCGACCGAATCAGCGTAACGCGTGCTCCCGCGCCGCCCTTGATGAAGCGGCGCCAGCAGTTGCACCGTTCGAAAGCACACACCGCGATGCTTAGCGAAATCCTGTGACGAAATCTTTTCGAAAGGCGCGTGGTCTCAACGCATATCCCGCCGCCCCGCGTCGGTCCGCTTCAATGATCGCGCCCAAATCCGGTACGGATCGCCCGACAAGATCCGTTGATCGCGCGCCCGGCGGCGTCGCCAAGCTCGGACGGATCGGGCATGGTGAGGGCGAAAGCTGTTGAGTCCGGCTGAGGACGCCTTTGGGTGCCCTTTCGATTCGAAGGACAATCGCGGTGCCGATCCAATTCTCTTCGCCGGACTTCACAGGCGCCGACTCATGACTGCGACCGGCCCCCACATTGCCGTCGTGGATGACGAGGCGGATGCCCGCGCCATGGTCGGGGACTATCTGCGCCTGCACGGCTTCGACGTGGCCCTGTGCGAGGGCGGACGGGCGCTGCGGGCGCATCTTCGGATCCGCACGCCGGACCTGATCGTGCTCGATCTCAACATGCCCGAGGAGGACGGCCTCTCCATCGTCCGGGACCTGAAGGCGCGCAGCCCGATCCCGATCATCATGCTGACGGCGACCGCCAGCCCGATCGACCGGGTGGTGGGGCTCGAACTCGGCGCGGACGATTACCTGCCCAAGCCCTGCGAGTTGCGCGAACTCGTCGCCCGGGTGCGCTCGGTGCTGCGGCGGGCGCAGGGCGCGACGGCATCTCCATCGGCACCGGCCCCCGAAGTCGCGGCACCGGCGCGAACCGTCCGGTTCGGAACGAAGTGGCTCGAACTGGATGCCCTGCGCCTGCGCGACGATGCGGGCGTGGAGCAGCCGCTCACCCGCTCGGAATTCGATCTGCTCAAGGCCTTTGCCGACCATCCGAAGCGGGCCCTGTCGCGCGAGCGGCTGCTCGACCTCGCCGACGCCCGCGATCCGGACGCGTTCGACCGGGCGATCGACGTGCGAATCAACCGCATCCGCAAGAAGGTGGAGCCGGACCCGGCCAACCCGCGCTACATCCGCACCGTGCGTGGCCTCGGCTACATCTTCCGGCCCGAAGGCGACTGAGGGTGCATTCGCCGCCGAATGTTTCGTCGGCGGCTCCGGGACGCAACAATCACCCTCTGATCCCGTGATCCTGTGACCGGCGACGCAAAATGCCGGACATGCCCCCTGCCTACAACCATCGCCATCGACGACGGCAAGGCCGCGAGGGGGGATGTCATGCAGGGATTGGTCTCGATGATCGCCGCGAGCGCGGTTTTGTCCGCCGGCCTCGTTGCCGGCTTGGCCGCGGCGGATGCCGCCGCCGGCCCGAGGCCGGTGCGGTCCGCGGCACCCATCGAGGCGCCCGCCGCCGTGGCGCCCAAGGCGGCACCCCCCAAAGGGGCAACACCCGAGGCGACGGCACTCAAAGGCGAACCATCGACGACCGCCCCCTGTGCCGCCGCGTGGCCCTACCGTCCGGCGGCCTGCGCCGACGACGGGCGCAAGGTCCGCATCATCGCTCTCACCGGGCGTTGAGGAGGGCCGCCATGCCGCATTTCTCGAAGGACGCCCTGGACGCGTCGGCGGAGACGCTGGCCACCCTGCGGGAGATCCTGCACGGGCGCCAGCTGGGCGGGCGCGACGGCCGGCCGGTCCCAACGACGCCGACCAAGGAAGGGCGCTTCGGCACCTCCGGCGGCCGGGGGATTCCAGTGCGCAAACGGCGCCACACGGCCCCGGCGGGTGCGTGAGGGCGGCCCGGCCCGCCATCCCCATAGAGACCGGCGCGAGCCCCTTGTCGGGCGACGCGTTTCCGGCGACGATCCCGCTCCGACGAAGGACGCTCCCGAGGGAGCCCGCCACGGGGCGAGGATGCGGGTCGGCCGGAAGATTGCCCTGGTCGGCGGTGTCCCGATCCTCGTTGCCGCAGCCATCGCGGCGGCGGGCTGGTTCCTGCTCGCGGAAGGAGAGCGGGCCCGGGTCGGTGCCCTGCTCGCCGCCCGCGTCTATCACGACCTCATCCTGGCGCGGATGGTCCGCGACGATTCCATCGCCGCCCGCGCCGACGCGCGCGCTGCGATCGAGACGCGGTTTTTCGACCTGACTAGCAGGGCCGGCCAAGGTCTGGAGGCGATTCAGAATCAGGCCCGCACCCGGAGCCAGGCCGAGCGGGCCGGCGCGGCGCGCCGATCCCTCGACCGCTACGTGGCGCGAATGCAGGATTTCTCGGCGGTCGCCCGCGAGAATGACGGCCTCACCGCCGAGATGGGCCAGCGCGCGAACCGCCTGACCGACCTTGCCGAGCAGGCACGCCAGCGCCAGCAGGCCTCCAACGTCGATCTCGCCTGGACGATGACGGGAAAGGTGAACCGGCTGCGCGCGACCCGCGACGTCGTGGCAGGGCTCAACGCCATGCTGGCCGCCGCGTGGCAAGACAGGCTGACCCGGCAACGCGGCGAGGAAGCCGCGCGCCCTGAGCGCACCCGCCTCGTCCATGCCGGCCGAGACCTCGCCGCGGCCCTGCGCGCCACCTCGCGCGAGACCGAAGCGACGGAGGCCGAGAGGCTGACCGCCTCGGAGCCGCCCCCCGGCGACCGGCTGACCGAGTGGGGTGAGCGCTGGCTCAAGATCGTGACCTCCGAGCAGCGCACGCTCGACGACGCCGTGGCGCAGCTCCTCGCCTACGCGAGCGAGGCCAACGCGACCGAGCAGGCGACGCAGAATATCGGTATCGCCACGCTCAAGCTCGGCCAGCGCACCGCCGAGGCGCTGGCCCGCCGGGATGCGGAGGCCGTCTCCGCCATGCTCGGTGAGGGCGAGCGGCTCTCGGCCAGCGCCGCCGCCCTGCCGATCTCGCCGCTGATCCAATCCGACATGATCGAGGCCATCGACGGATGGCGCGCGCGGCTTGCTACCACCATCGACGGGCTCAAGCGCCAGAACGCGATGATCGCCGAGATGGATGGCCTCGCCGCGACCTTGAGCGAGGCCGCCCGCGCCCTCAATGACGACGCGGTCGAGGATGCCGACCGGTTCGGCACCTTCCTCGGCCGGCTCCTCCTCGCCGGGGCGGCCATCGGCCTGCTGCTCGGAGCCCTGGTCGCCCTGGCGGTGGCCCGCTCGATCCTCGTGCCGCTGCGCCAGCTTCAGGGCGACATGATCGCGCTCGCCGCCGACCCGAAGGCAGAGGGGCTCTCGGGCACGCAGCGCACGGACGAACTCGGCGACATCGCCCGCGCCACGAACTTCTTCGTGACGGAGATCGGCCGGCGCGAACGGGCGCTGCGGCGGGCCAAGGATCAGGCGGACACCGCACTGCACGATCTCCGCCAAGCCCAGGACGACTTGATCCGCGCGGAAAAACTCGCCTCGCTGGGACAACTCGTGGCCGGCGTCGCCCACGAGATCAACACGCCGCTCGGCATCGCGCTGACCACCGCGACGCTGGTGCGCGACGAGACGCGGACCTTCCAGGGCCTGGTCGCAGCGGGCACGCTCTCGCGCTCGCGCCTGACCCATTTCGTCGATCGGGTTGGCGAGGGAACGCAACTGCTCTGCGCGAACCTGACCCGCGCCGCCGACCTCGTCCACGGCTTCAAGCAGGTGGCGGTGGACCGGGCGAGCGACGAGCGCCGCAGCTTCGACCTCGATGTCTGGCTCGGCGAACTTCTGGCGAGCCTGCAGCCGATGCTGCGCAAGGGCGGCCACCGGATTCGGCGTGAGGTCCCGCCCGGCATCGTTGTCGACACCTATCCCGGCGTGCTCGCGCAGGTCGTCACCAATCTGGTCGCCAACGCCGTCGTGCACGGGTTCGCCGGCGCCGAGCGACCCGGAACCATCACGGTGCGGGTCTCGGCGCCCGGAGCGCTCGTTCGGTTGGAGGTGAGCGACGACGGCGGCGGCATCGTGCCGGAGCATCTCGGGCGCATCTTCGACCCGTTCTTCACCACCGCCCGCTCCCGCGGCAGCACCGGGCTCGGCATGCACATCGTGCACAACCTCGTCACGGCCAAACTCCAGGGCCGCATCGCCATTGAGAGCGACCCGGGCCGGGGCACCCTCGTGCGCCTGGAATTCCCCCGGGCGCCCGGCGGCTCCGAGCGACCGGGCACAGCGCGCCGGCCCTCCGGGGCGGAGGCACGATGAGACGCCTCGTCCGCGCCGACCTCGCCCGCATCGGCATCCGCGCCCGGCCGACCACCCGCGACTGGAACGCCTACCGCGCAGCTCCCTGCGGCGGCGCACCGACGATGATGCTCTACGGCTGGACCCGCGACAACGGCGACCCGGACAACGTCATGAACGTGCTGCTCGGCTGCCGGGCGGCGGCAGCGGGAGGCGCAGACCCGCTTCCGCGATGCCGTTCCCTGGGTGCCGCTCGCCCACTCCATCATCCACATGGTAGCCCGACGCACGGTACGCGGCTTCCGGACGGACCCGCTCGGGCGCATCCCGCTCGAGGGGGTGACGTTGGCGGAGTAGTGTTTTGCAGCGCCATATCTCTCGCGTTGCGAGATATCATATATTATCCACCGGTGAGTTCGCATGGATGCCACGCTCGCGCGACGGGTTGCACCGCAGCCTGCCAGTCGCCAGATGTGCGCCTTCCCCGCCGTCTCCGCGTGCTTTGGCCCGCGCGTTGCAGCGGGCGTTTCTCGCTCGGCTCTCCGGGCGAGCGGATGGTATCCTGCGGGCGAGGCCCCGCCGGAGCTATTCGACCTTTATTCGGATTGAGGCGGGCGTCGGAAAGGACGATGAGGTGAGTGGGGCCATGACCGACGCGGCCGATCAAGAAGCCGGTTTCCTGAACGAACTCGGCCGCCGCGTTCGCCACGCGCGGACGGTGCGCGGGCTGTCACGCAAGCTGCTCTCGCAGGCCTCCGGCCTGTCCGAGCGCTACATCGCCCAGCTCGAAAGCGGCCAGGGCAACGTCTCCATCATCCTGCTGCGGCGCGTCGCCAACGCGATGGGGATGCGGCTCGACGATCTCGTCGCGACCCAGGAAGCTTCGTCCGACTGGCGCGTCATCCGCGACCTGCTCGATCAGGCGAGCCCGGACCAGATCGCCCTGGCAAAGTCGGCGCTCGCAGGCTCGACCGGCGCGGAAGCGCGCACGGTCCGGCGGCGCGTGGCGCTGGTGGGTCTGCGCGGCGCCGGCAAGTCGACGCTGGGCCGGATGGCGGCGGCCCATCTCGGCTGGCGTTTCGTGGAGCTCAACACGGAAATCGAGCGCGAGAACGGCCTGTCCGTGCGCGAGATCTTCGCGATCTACGGTCAGGAAGGCTACCGCCGGCTGGAGCAGAAGGCCCTACGCGGCCTCGCCGAGCAGCCGGGGCCGATGGTGCTCGCCACGGGCGGCAGCATCGTCGCCGAGCCGCTGACCTACGACCTGCTGCTCTCCTCCTTCTACACGATCTGGCTTCAGGCCCGGCCCGAGGAGCACCTGCAGCGGGTGCGTGACCAGGGCCATGTCGAAGGCAAGGGCGATCCGGCCTCGGTGCTGGAGGATCTGCGCGCGGTGCTGCTCAGCCGCGAGCCTCTCTACGCCCGCGCCTCCGCCGTCGTGGACACCTCCGACGTACCGGTCGAGACCATGTCCGAGCGTCTGATCGAAGTGATCGAGTCCCGCTTCAGCGGCAACGACACCGGCGGCCGACGCCCGGCCGCGTGACTGCGGCTTGCGCGGCGCCATCTGCCGCAGGGTGACACACGACCTCTTGATGCGCCGCGGGATCGCCCCAAGCTGTAGGGCTTGACCCGGCGCGGGCGAAGACGCTTCTCTCCTGGGCGGTTTTCGCGATACGCGTCGTAACCTCAGGCCCCACGCGGCGGTACAACCCGTCTCGCGGGCCGCCTCGGCAAGGCATGCGGGGCGGCGCGAACACGCTCCCGGAAGCGGGCCCGTTGTGACCGCAAGCCGGATGGACAGCCCGTGCTGTCGAGGAGGAATGCATGTCCGCCAGTCCGTCGCTCAGTCCGGCCTCCGGGCGCGAAGGCATCGCCGGCATCGTCGATCCGCTCTGGACGCGCGTGCGCTCCGAGGCGGAAACGGTAGTGCGCGACGAGCCGCAGCTCGCCTCGTTCTTCGTTGCGACCATCCTCAACCATCCGACCCTGGAGGCGGCGGTGGCGCACCGCGTCGCCACACGCCTCGGCCATGCCTCGCTCTCGTCCGAACTCGTCGCCCACGGCTTCCACGAAGCGCTTCAGGACGATGCCCGCATCGGCCAAAGCATGCGCGCCGACATCCTCGCGGTGATGGACCGCGACCCGGCGACGACCCGGGCGCTCGAGCCGCTGCTCTACTTCAAGGGTTTCCACGCGATCCAGGCGCATCGGCTTGCCCACTGGTACTGGGGCCAGGGCCGGCGCGACCTCGCGCTCTACCTCCAGAGCCGGTCGTCGGAGGTGTTCCAGACCGACATCCACCCGGCCGCCCGGATCGGGCGCGGGGTGTTCTTCGACCACGCCACTGGGGTCGTGATCGGCTCCACCGCGGTGATCGAGGACGATGTGTCGATCCTGCACGCGGTGACGCTCGGCGGCACGGGCAAGCATGGCGGCGACCGCCACCCCAAGATCCGCCGTGGCGTGATGATCGGCGCGGGCGCCAAGATCCTCGGCAACATCGAGGTCGGGGCCTGTGCCCGGGTCGCAGCCGGCTCGGTCGTGCTCCGGTCGGTGCCGGCCCACACCACCG contains:
- a CDS encoding helix-turn-helix transcriptional regulator, producing MRIEAGVGKDDEVSGAMTDAADQEAGFLNELGRRVRHARTVRGLSRKLLSQASGLSERYIAQLESGQGNVSIILLRRVANAMGMRLDDLVATQEASSDWRVIRDLLDQASPDQIALAKSALAGSTGAEARTVRRRVALVGLRGAGKSTLGRMAAAHLGWRFVELNTEIERENGLSVREIFAIYGQEGYRRLEQKALRGLAEQPGPMVLATGGSIVAEPLTYDLLLSSFYTIWLQARPEEHLQRVRDQGHVEGKGDPASVLEDLRAVLLSREPLYARASAVVDTSDVPVETMSERLIEVIESRFSGNDTGGRRPAA
- a CDS encoding sensor histidine kinase, translated to MRVGRKIALVGGVPILVAAAIAAAGWFLLAEGERARVGALLAARVYHDLILARMVRDDSIAARADARAAIETRFFDLTSRAGQGLEAIQNQARTRSQAERAGAARRSLDRYVARMQDFSAVARENDGLTAEMGQRANRLTDLAEQARQRQQASNVDLAWTMTGKVNRLRATRDVVAGLNAMLAAAWQDRLTRQRGEEAARPERTRLVHAGRDLAAALRATSRETEATEAERLTASEPPPGDRLTEWGERWLKIVTSEQRTLDDAVAQLLAYASEANATEQATQNIGIATLKLGQRTAEALARRDAEAVSAMLGEGERLSASAAALPISPLIQSDMIEAIDGWRARLATTIDGLKRQNAMIAEMDGLAATLSEAARALNDDAVEDADRFGTFLGRLLLAGAAIGLLLGALVALAVARSILVPLRQLQGDMIALAADPKAEGLSGTQRTDELGDIARATNFFVTEIGRRERALRRAKDQADTALHDLRQAQDDLIRAEKLASLGQLVAGVAHEINTPLGIALTTATLVRDETRTFQGLVAAGTLSRSRLTHFVDRVGEGTQLLCANLTRAADLVHGFKQVAVDRASDERRSFDLDVWLGELLASLQPMLRKGGHRIRREVPPGIVVDTYPGVLAQVVTNLVANAVVHGFAGAERPGTITVRVSAPGALVRLEVSDDGGGIVPEHLGRIFDPFFTTARSRGSTGLGMHIVHNLVTAKLQGRIAIESDPGRGTLVRLEFPRAPGGSERPGTARRPSGAEAR
- a CDS encoding response regulator; translation: MTATGPHIAVVDDEADARAMVGDYLRLHGFDVALCEGGRALRAHLRIRTPDLIVLDLNMPEEDGLSIVRDLKARSPIPIIMLTATASPIDRVVGLELGADDYLPKPCELRELVARVRSVLRRAQGATASPSAPAPEVAAPARTVRFGTKWLELDALRLRDDAGVEQPLTRSEFDLLKAFADHPKRALSRERLLDLADARDPDAFDRAIDVRINRIRKKVEPDPANPRYIRTVRGLGYIFRPEGD
- the cysE gene encoding serine O-acetyltransferase, which gives rise to MSASPSLSPASGREGIAGIVDPLWTRVRSEAETVVRDEPQLASFFVATILNHPTLEAAVAHRVATRLGHASLSSELVAHGFHEALQDDARIGQSMRADILAVMDRDPATTRALEPLLYFKGFHAIQAHRLAHWYWGQGRRDLALYLQSRSSEVFQTDIHPAARIGRGVFFDHATGVVIGSTAVIEDDVSILHAVTLGGTGKHGGDRHPKIRRGVMIGAGAKILGNIEVGACARVAAGSVVLRSVPAHTTVVGVPARVVGAAGCAEPARSMDQLVAMSEFIDIAGGI